ATAATGCCGGTGACCTTTAATAAAGGACCGGGCCGGAAAGAGGGAATCATCATATTCCTTTTTGCAAGGATTTATCGGTGGCGCGTGTATGCGCCATATTGAATCTAGCGAAGGCTTTGTTTGCAGAGTATGCGAAGTTTTGGAAACACCAGAATGTGACAGTTTATCAGAATTGATGATTGTCTTCTGGTCGCGCCCTTTTTTGGCTGGGGTGCCATTTGAGTCAAATACATGCTTCAAATAAGCGCAAATATTATGCTGGAAGAGTGGATTGCCGGGCTGTGCAGGCCTTCGGCGTAGCAAATTGAGGCGCCTGCGTAATGAGGCGAAGACATCGCGGGATGAATGATGATGAAATTGTTATTACAAATTGTTGTTATAAACTGCTGCAATAAATACAATGCCGTTTATAATAACCATGCCTGCTGCAGGGTGATATTGAAATGGAAATGGCCAGATAATCCGACGGTATTAACTCAGGGGCGCGGTAGTATTACTTAAGTGTTTATACTTATTGCTGTCGATGGTCTGTTTATTTTCTCTGTGGCAGGTTGTGTGCGCTGGCAGGCGGCCCGTGCCACTGTTGTTGGCTGGATGCGCAAAACGCCGGCGGGCCGCTGCTGCATCGCACAAGCGGCCTGTACTTCGCTATAATTACGCGGTTAAAACACCATCCGCTAATGAGGAACCCCATGAGTTTGAATAACGTCTCTTCCGGCCGCGACCTGCCGAACGATTTCAACGTCGTCATCGAAATCCCGATGAACGCCGATCCGATCAAGTACGAAGTCGACAAGGAAAGCGGCGCGATCTTCGTCGATCGCTTCATGGGTACCGCCATGCATTACCCGTGCAACTACGGCTACGTGCCGAACACCCTGTCGCCGGACGGTGACCCGGTTGACGTGCTGGTCATCACCCCGTTCCCGCTGATCCCGGGCGTGGTCGTGCGCTGCCGTCCTATCGGCGTGCTGAAAATGACCGACGAGTCGGGCGAAGACGCGAAAGTGCTGGCCGTGCCAGTCGACAAGGTCCTGTCGATCTACAGCCACTGGCAAAAGCCGGAAGACTTGAACGAATTGCGCTTGCGCCAGATCCAGCATTTCTTTGAGCACTACAAAGATCTGGAAAAAGGCAAATGGGTCAAGATCGACGGCTGGTATGGTCCGGAAATCGCCAAGGAAGAAATCCTGAACGGCGTCGCCGCGTTCAAGGCCGATGCCGCCAAAGCCTAAGAACACGCAGTAAAATAAAAAACGCTCCCCGCCAGTCATGGCCGGGAGCGTTTTTTTATGCGCGAAACGGGCTGTGCTCGTTCAATTCATCGAGGTAGGCATCGATGCCGCCCCGTTCCCTTTCCAGGAAGCGCTGCACGGCGTCGGCGAAGGCCGGGTGCGCCAGCCAGTGGGCGGACCAGGTCTTTTGCGGCAGGAAGCCGCGTGCCATCTTGTGTTCGCCCTGGGCGCCTCCTTCGAAGGTGGCGATGCCGTTGGCGATACAGAATTCCAGCGGCTGATAATACGCCGTCTCGAAATGCAGACAGGGCACGTGCTCGAGCGCGCCCCAGTAGCGGCCATATAAAGTGTCTGCCGTGTGGATCACCAGCGAGGCGGCGATGGCCCGGCCTTCGCGCTCGGCGATCACCAACAAAATGTTCTGCGGCATGCTGGCACCGATGCGCAGGAAGAAGTCGAGCGACAGATAGGGTGAGGAGCGGTGTTCCGCATAAGTGTTGCTGTAGCAGCGGTGGAACAGCTGCCAGTCCGCCTCTGTCGCCACCGTCCCGCGTACCTGGCGCAGGGTGACGCCCGCTTCCAGCACCTTGCGCCGCTCGGCGCGGATATTCTTGCGTTTCTTGTGTTCCAGGGTGGCGAGGAATTGCTCAAAATCCGTGTAGCCGGGATTGAGCCAGTGAAATTGCACGCCACTACGCATCAGGTAGCCAGCTTCTTCCAGCTGGCGCGCTTCGCTTTCCGGCGGGAACAGGATGTGGCAGGACGACACGTCGGCCGCTTGCTGCTGCGCCTGCAGGAAGGCCAGCAGGGTGGCGCGCGCCTGGCCATCGCGGGCCAGCAAGCGCGTGCCGCTCACG
Above is a genomic segment from Janthinobacterium sp. 64 containing:
- the ppa gene encoding inorganic diphosphatase; translated protein: MSLNNVSSGRDLPNDFNVVIEIPMNADPIKYEVDKESGAIFVDRFMGTAMHYPCNYGYVPNTLSPDGDPVDVLVITPFPLIPGVVVRCRPIGVLKMTDESGEDAKVLAVPVDKVLSIYSHWQKPEDLNELRLRQIQHFFEHYKDLEKGKWVKIDGWYGPEIAKEEILNGVAAFKADAAKA
- a CDS encoding GNAT family N-acetyltransferase encodes the protein MNYRTAIVSTLAEIGEAAWSELLASQAEANPFLSYAFLHALHESGCASADTGWQPNYLVLWQGETLAAALPLYLKMHSYGEYVFDWAWADAYQQHGLEYYPKLLSAIPFTPVSGTRLLARDGQARATLLAFLQAQQQAADVSSCHILFPPESEARQLEEAGYLMRSGVQFHWLNPGYTDFEQFLATLEHKKRKNIRAERRKVLEAGVTLRQVRGTVATEADWQLFHRCYSNTYAEHRSSPYLSLDFFLRIGASMPQNILLVIAEREGRAIAASLVIHTADTLYGRYWGALEHVPCLHFETAYYQPLEFCIANGIATFEGGAQGEHKMARGFLPQKTWSAHWLAHPAFADAVQRFLERERGGIDAYLDELNEHSPFRA